A region from the Prionailurus viverrinus isolate Anna chromosome E2, UM_Priviv_1.0, whole genome shotgun sequence genome encodes:
- the LOC125152495 gene encoding LOW QUALITY PROTEIN: vomeronasal type-1 receptor 1-like (The sequence of the model RefSeq protein was modified relative to this genomic sequence to represent the inferred CDS: inserted 1 base in 1 codon), which yields MSFQNNVQRTTGEVALTTILLFQMGIGTLANVTLFFFNVSPILCGHKQRLPNTILTHKAVANLLVLLSAGIPQKMAAFVLRKPLSSLGCKFVYYVQRIARSTTMCCTCVLSTHQFFILIPEREVWTMLRGRAPKIIDPSCCICWMFSVLMNIYVPVKXTGSQDTGNSSDILGKWFCSSSTLSAGTVILWFVSDAMFIGLMIWSSGSMALFLYRHHQRMQYIHTPNGYRKCSPETRAAHTVLMLVATFVNFYALNSIFVFYVAAFLDFRLWLIETSNILALCFPTVSPFLLILRDSGVPRSHS from the exons ATGTCTTTTCAGAACAATGTCCAAAGAACCACAGGGGAAGTGGCTCTGACAACCATCTTGCTTTTCCAGATGGGCATTGGGACTCTGGCCAATGTCACCCTCTTCTTCTTTAATGTCTCTCCAATCTTGTGTGGACACAAGCAGAGGCTCCCCAACACCATTCTCACCCACAAGGCTGTAGCCAATCTCTTAGTTCTTCTCTCTGCTGGGATTCCCCAGAAGATGGCGGCTTTTGTTTTGAGGAAGCCCCTGTCCAGTCTTGGGTGTAAATTTGTATATTATGTACAGAGAATAGCTCGCAGCACCACCATGTGCTGCACCTGTGTCCTGAGCACCCATCAGTTCTTCATACTCATCCCAGAGAGGGAGGTGTGGACGATGCTCAGAGGAAGAGCCCCCAAGATCATTGATCCTTCCTGCTGTATCTGCTGGATGTTCAGTGTCTTAATGAATATCTATGTTCCTGTGA TCACTGGTTCACAGGACACAGGAAACAGTAGTGACATCCTCGGGAAGTGGTTCTGCTCGTCCTCCACTCTGAGTGCAGGCACTGTCATCCTGTGGTTTGTCTCCGATGCCATGTTTATTGGTCTCATGATCTGGTCCAGTGGCTCCATGGCGCTGTTCCTGTACAGGCACCACCAGAGAATGCAGTATATTCACACCCCCAATGGCTACCGCAAATGTTCCCCAGAGACCAGAGCTGCCCACACCGTCCTGATGCTGGTGGCCACCTTTGTGAACTTTTATGCGCTGAAttccatttttgtgttttatgtcgCTGCCTTTTTAGATTTCCGTCTATGGTTGATAGAGACTTCTAATATTTTGGCTTTATGTTTCCCCACTGTTAGCCCCTTCTTGCTGATCCTTCGGGATTCTGGGGTTCCTAGGTCCCACTCTTGA